TGGGTGGACACTTATAAAACTCAATTTCCATGAGCCAGGCTGGGTGGACTCAACTTTCTCCGACTGCTCAAGTCAACCCTACACACCTGACATTTTGCTACTCCGGCTCCATGGCTGGCAGGTGGGTAGCAAACATGCTTACAGAGTgttacatcatcatcatcaggctGGATTAGCAGGGCCGCTGGACACTGGTCACTGATGCAAGAAGAAGTCAGTGAATGCACCAGGGGCTCAAGACCCGGGGAGGTGAACAATTGGCCAACTCTCCTCATTTTGAGGAATTACATCATGCAGTACCTGAACATGTTGACAGCATGACTGAAGTAACACAGAATGTTCTTTAGTTTAATTAGCGCAGGTcaaggtatgtctgtgtgtgtgtctgtgtgtgtgtgtgtgtgtgtgtgtgtgtgtgtgtgtgtgtgtgtgtgtgtgtgtgtgtgtgtgtctctgtctgtgtctcttatTTACCCAGAGGTTTCATTGTGGTCACAGAGGAAACAGCCTGGCGACGAGACAGGATATTCTGTATCTCCTGAGGCAGATCCCTCCAGTTGACGAActccagaaagaaagaaagcacttCTTCCCCAGCTTCCTCAAAGCTGAAAGAAAacaaccgagagagagagactaaacaCTGGGATCACACGCTGATGTAAAACACCCAAAGCAATCCTTTGAGCACTGCCTCCCCGAGTCTATTTTACACATTGTTGAGTTTCTGAAGCGCAGTTAAAGCCTCCACTCGTGTCAGTGTGAGCGCCTCAGTGACTTCTCTGAATGAGTGTGAGCTCCCCGGCTCAGCCCTTGGCACACAGGCATGCTGGCACAGAGGGCTGGTGGGTGATCTCATTTTCAGCGCGGCCACGTGTCGGCGGTGCTGCTGCCCTTACAGGCCGGGGTGCAGGAGGAGGGCCGGCTCCATTCCCGCTCGGAGCAGCAGGGGGAGCCAGCAGGAGGCGCTGTCCACTTCGGCCAGGGCCAGCCCAGCGAGAGCCGCGCGCTCCGGGCCCGAGGGGGGGAGGCCGCGGCAGGAGAgcaccagctgcagcagctgaaAGCTCCTCAGGGCCAGCGAGTGCGCCTGGTCGCTGATGCTCGCCCCGGCGCCTAGGAACAGCCGCACTATCTCCACTCCTTCATCACTTTGAGTATATGAACTGAGGAAgaggggattgagagagagagagagagagagagagagagagagagagatatactgtTTGAGGATCATATCATTGAAGTGTACAATAAACAACTGATAAATGCTGTGGAGATTATTATCGTACAATATAACTACTGTTCCCTTACAATAAATGGCTTTGACAACAATGCCAAGAAGTACTTTTGGTAAGAtatatagaaagatagataaaaGCATGGGTCAGTTTTGTAAACAATTGACATTGCAGCTGCATTGTATCCTGTGCTAAACAATGCCAAGTCATATTAATATGAAACCAATGACAGTGACAATGAATCACTTGTGACAGCAGACACATTGAGTCAACATCAGCAGCTAGAAGCTAAATATCCCTGGTGttgtaaacattttgtttatgcACCCAAACTCATATGCTGCTTTTAGTGATCATTTTGTTCCGACAAATAGGGATGGGCAGCTACTGGGCTAACCTTAATGGCAGCAGGTACAGATGGCTGCGAGTATCTAGGGGGATTTCACAAGCTAGTTTGTTTCCAgagaaacatacagtacatgctatCTCTGTAAACATGTGGCTGTTCCCTGACCTCACCCTAACCTTATCTTGGCTATGAGTGATAAAACCAATCAGTaatgagggaggtgtgtgtgtgtgtgtctgtgttccagaACCTCTCCATGGCCAGCTCCAGGGGACATGTGTATCCGAAGCAGGGCTGTGCGTCTGGGTTGTAGCCTGCGCGGAGGAGGGGGGCCAGGCTGGCTGGTCTCTCACTCAGCACCGCCTGGTACAATGGGCTCACCTTCCCCTTGCTGCACtcgcactccctctctgtcacctcCAGGAGGCGCTCCAGGACCCTGAACACCAGACCACCGGACCATCAGCTCCACAGAAGAGCAGGAATTCACAAGACATTTGTTAAAGTGACACTATggaacaatttgacactttttgagggtatggttttataggcaactagttttggtaccatcctcaaattcattttgatagcaaaTGGTAATGCGAAGGACAGTGAAGGACCAACGGGctggtttttgcatgccttttaggtagttagcttgctagttttggaacagaactccttattgctgctttaagaatcAACCTGATCAGACTGATGTTTTAAGGACAACTGGAGGGATGCTACCGTAGTTTGGATAATGTTACGTACCAAGCTACTCTCCCAGCTCATTAAACCTAAGATGCTCTCAAAAGGACAGAAAGTAGGGCAGTAActaagagatgtgtgtgtgtgtgtgtgtgtgtgtgtgtgtgtgtgtgtgtgtgtgtgtgagtgtgagtgagtgtgagtgagtgtgtctgtgtgtctgtgtttctgtgtgtgtgtgtgtgtgtgtgtgtgtgtgtacgtgtgtgtgtatgtgtgtaacaaaacaaaacaaacgatGGTCTGGCACCTGACTGACCCCCAGAGAGATGAGGCTTTTCTTTCCCCCCACCGAAGGATGGCCTTCTCCAGCGCCCCCTGTCAGTCTTGGCAAGAACTTAGAACCTTAAGTTTAGTCTTTTTTGGAATTTGCATCTTTTTTCATAAAATACTGGCCGGTGCTTCCGAATCTCCCGGTATTCCCGTGTGGTTCGTGTAAATGCTATGGCATGGCGAGGCGCTTCTCCCGGTGTCCCCGTGTGGTTCGTGTAAATGCTATGGCATGGCGAGGCGCTTCTCCCGGTGTTGCTACAGGGGGATTAGCTGGcttaaaacaaaagagaaaagaaacacaaaaacccACTAGCCGTGAAGCCAAGCTAATCCACCTCCCTCTAGGCTGATCAGGTCGGAGAAAAACCCCCTTCCTTGCGGAGCACCCCAACAACCGTACTTACCCGTCCATACAAAGCAACAACTCCTGCCGCAGCAACTCTAACCATACCTCACACAGTCTCTACGCCATCGCCATGTTATTGCTCAGCACAGGTTCCAAATCATAGCAGTTAAAGGGACAGCCCCACCCCTACTGAGGGACCGTCTGCTGCACACGTAAGAAGAACGTAGCAGGTGCCAGTAATgaatcaaacaaagaaataaactaAATGCAATTGCATGTAaatgtacgtgagtgtgtgtcatactGGAGTGTTTTCCTGGCTGAACTGCCCTCTTCTAGAATCTGTCCTGATCTGTCCAATCCACCCAGGAGCGGGATTCATCTGTTCACTCTGAGCAGCAGGGATCAGCTCCACACCGGAGGACTGTGTGGGTCTCACCTGACATGTGAGAACTGTGCAGCGGCGTGGATGGGCAGCTGCCACTGGTCGCGGTTGCAGTAGAGGTTGGGGTTGGCACCGTGGGCCAGGAGCGCCTCCACACAGGCCAGGTGGCCCTCCTGAGCCGCGATGAGCAGCGGCGTGGCCAGGTCTGTGGCCTGGCAGTTCACATTGGCACCTGGACACGGTCAGACACACATGGATCAGGGGAGACACACATGACATGCGTACACATCGGTGGGAGTCGGTGTTCAGTATTGATTGACATACACCAGGTCATTCATGCCTACTCAGATATAAATAATTACACAGGTGGTAGAAATGCCATTGTAACAGTGCTTTGACATATCCACTGGAACAACTCCCATTTTAACAGTATATCTACAAAGGTACACATACTTGATGCGTCTATATGTAGCACCTTTCGAAGGTTTGAAAAGGACTGTACAAAAAAGGCATTATTAGTGTAACTTGGATGTGCTCGTCTGCGTGACATCacaatagggtcattaaactggcttgcacctgtgcttcactgacacctgcgccaaggttccaaggctccttctctctgtccctctccattcaactgttatatattaagagacaccttccatactctactttttttctctctatctttctctctatccctctcactctactttctctcacactccatctctctgcttcactccattttctctcctttcaatattttccctcttcactctctcttctttccttcttccactcttcttcccttcttccactcttctttccttcttccactcttctctcttctttcctttcttctttccttcttccactctcctttcctttcttctttccttcttccactcttctttccacaTTGGTGGGAGTCGGTGTTCAGTATTGATTGACATACACCAGGTCATTCATGCCTACTCAGATATAAATAATTACACAGGTGGTAGAAAGGTCCACTGGAACACTCCCATTTTAACAGTGCTTTGACATATCCACTGGAACAACTCCCATTTTAACAGTGCTTTGACATATCCACTGGAACAACTCCCATTTTAACAGTGCTTTGACATATCCACTGGAACACTCCCATTTTAACAGTGCTTTGACATATCCACATAGCATCTCCTGCATTACCCAAAGGACCCCTCATTTCAAACCCAGGTGTCAGTTCCAGTTTGTGGTTAATATCTACAAAGGTACACATACTTGATGCGTCTATATGTAGCACCTTTCGAAGGTTTGAAAAGGACTGTACAAAAAAAGGCATTATTAGTGTAACTTGGATGTGCTTGTCTgcgtgacatcataatagggtcattaaactggcttgcacctgtgcttcactgacacctgcgccaaggttccaaggctccttctctctgtccctctccattcaactgttatatattaagagacaccttccatactctactttttttctctctatctttctctctatccctctcactctactttctctcacactccatctctctgcttcactccattttctctccctcttcactctctcttctttccttcttccactcttcttcccttcttccactattctttccttcttccactcttctctcctttcttcactcttctttcctttcttctttccttcttccactcttctttccacaTCGGTGGGAGTCGGTGTTCAGTATTGATTGACATACACCAGGTCATTCATGCCTACTCAGATATAAATAATTACACAGGTGGTAGAAAGGTCCACTGGAACACTCCCATTTTAACAGTGCTTTGACATATCCACTGGATCACTCCCATTTTAACAGTGCTTTGACATATCCACTGGAACAACTCCCATTTTAACAGTGCTTTGACATATCCACTGGAACACTCCCATTTTAACAGTGCTTTGACATATCCACATAGCATCTCCTGCATTACCCAAAGGACCCCTCATTTCAAACCCAGGTGTCAGTTCCAGTTTGTGGTTAATATCTACAAAGGTACACATACTTGATGCGTCTATATGTAGCACCTTTCGAAGGTTTGAAAAGGACTGTACAAAAAAGGCATTATTAGTGTAACTTGGATGTGCTTGTCTgcgtgacatcataatagggtcattaaactagcttgcacctgtgcttcactgacacctgcgccaaggttccaaggctcctcttctctctgtccctctccattcaactgttatagattaagagacaccttccttcactctctcttctttccttcttccactcttctttccttcttccactcatctatccttcttccactcttctcttgtttcttcactcttctttcctttcttctttccttcttccactcttctttcttttcttctttccttcttccactcttctttccttctttcactcttctttcccttctttcttttcttctttccttctttcactcttctttcttttcttcttcctttcttaacttttgcatttcatgcactggtatttccttcagttTATTTGTAGCATCATATAATGTGACGACTTTTCtgtcctgtatatgtaaatgaaTGATGAACGGATGAGTGTAAAAGCCTGAAAGTCTTAGAGCTCTGTGTGATCTGTGCGTGTTGCCGTAGAGACCAAACCGAGTACCTGCCCCGGCGAGCATCTCCACACACTGGCTGTGTCCATACTGAGCGGCCAGGAACAGAGGGGTGATACTGTAGTCATCCACCGCCTCCAGGCTCGACACCCCGGCCAGCATCCGCACAATATCGGCATGGCCCTGAGGAGACACAAGGAGGAACTTAAGGGAACGTGAAGAGCAGAGAGTAATGCCAGTCATCTCCAGCGCCACAGTGTAGTTGTTCCCATGAATCCCGTGGAGCATGTCTGTGAGATACGGTGTGGGCTCTCAGGAATGCACACAGCAATGTCACGCCTATTCCAGTTCAGATGCACACTTTAAATCAGTACATAACTACAAAGGCCACTGTTTCCTACATCTAACCAGGGCCACAGAGAAGCCTAATATCCACAGTGCTGTGGGTGGCCAGGGGGGCTGAGaaacatttgtgtgcgtgtgtgccgtGTTGAAGCTGAGTTTATTCCTGGGATTATTAGACTTGTATTTATTGATAATATGGTGAAAAAAGGATGTGTTGTTTTTCTACTTAATGTGAAATGAAACTAATGACTGTTGTTTGTGATTGTTAAATGCATGCGTATTAGTGATTTTTATACTTGAGTAGAGAATGTGTTGGGTGCCTTTCCATTGGTTGAAGGCTGTAGAAGGCCTTGTGACTGTCACCATAACACCTCTGTATTATCTCCTTCAtagcctttgtgtgtctgttttgcatTCATTAGGTCCTCTCTTCCTTTGAGCTGACCTTGGGTTGGGTCAGGGTGTACATGATCTTAGAAAAAAGAATTCCTTGTGCTACATGAAGGGGAATTTACAGAACAGCTCTTCTTATTATGAAAACAACATGGCAAACTTCATATATCTGTAGGGACCACGCATTATCAACAGCATTATTTGGGCCTTCAATAGAATGAAAGGTACGCTTACTTACAGATATCCGTGCCAAAGGTTGCGTTCTGTGTTGAGTGtaaatacagaatacagaaatgaaataaaaagagaaactTTGTATTCCTGTGGTAGGATGTCCTAGAGTTAAAAGATCTCAAGAACAAAATACAAAAGAAGTGGTCACGAAGTGTtctagaaagaaaaagacacttTACAAAGTAATCTCCGGGGCCGAGGAAAAAAGACAAGACACTTCTCTTTTAAGACAGGGGGTGACCTTTTGAGAAATGAAGTTATGCGTGCCCCAGTTTTTCTTGTCTGtctaggttgtgtgtgtgtgtggctgttcttTCTATAGGTTAAAGTCAGGGGAGCTGTGTACATGTACACCTAAATGTGTATGACGGAAGCTCACCCTGTATACAGCCTGGTGGAGGCAGGACCAGCCGGACACCGAGCGCTGGCCGTTCACCTCAGCTCCGTGTCGGATCAGTACTTTCACCGTCTCCTGGTGACCCCCGTCCACTGctacagaaacagagagcacCCTTCACCATCAAAGCGACTGAGTCTCATCATAGCATGGATGTCAAAGACATGTGGACCTACCTGCAAAGAGGGGACAGGACAGGTCATGGGTTTTCAGGTTGACGTCAGCGGCGACTTTAAGGAGCAGCTTGACTGAGCGAACGTGACCATTTTTGGCAGCAAAATAAAGGGGCGTTTCCGAGTTGTGTGTCAACGAGTTGACGTAGTCACAGGAATCCATGGAATCTGCTGGTGAgatgaaatgataaaaaattcagtatggatcttctgacAAGAAAGCTGTGCAACAGTACATGATGGCTGAAGTCAAAAGCACCATGTGGGCAAGTaatatctgtctgtgtcaagCTTTCTGCACCCTGTAGTGAGCCCAACCCTAGAGGACATTCAACGTAATACACCGATGAgcctaaacacaacacacactcacagacgaaGCAAATCACGTTGATTATCTTGTAACAATGGTACGCATCAAGGTCCGGGATATATTAGACAACAAGGGAGCAGTCCGTTCTCATACAAGTCGACATGCTGTATGCAAGAGAAATGGGTAATTGAAAAGACCTGAGCGACAAGCATCTCCAAACCAGCAAGGCCTGTGGGTGATCCTGGCCAGCAGTGGTGATGAGAATCTACCAACAGTGGTCCAAGGAGAGACAGCCCATGATCCTGGCCAGCAGTGGTGATGAGAATCTACCAACAGTGGTCCAGGGAGAGACAACCCATGATACAGAGACAGGGTGTTGGGCACCCAAAGCTACTTGATGGGCGAAGGTGAGCGAAGGGGTACCCTGTCTGGTCCAAACCAACAGGAGGGCTACTGTGGCACAAGTTTCAGACAATGTTAATGATGGTTATTGGAGTAATGTGTCCCAACACACAGTGCATAACAGCCTGGCTATGGGGCTGGCCTGCTGCCATAGAAGCATGCAAGCTTCGGATTTAGACCTCAAAGCAATGGAAGAGAGCTGCCTGGTTCGATGAGTACCGTTTTCTTTAACATCATGTGGACAGCCAGGTGCATATGCACAATTTACCAGGGGTCATGAGTGCACCAGGGTGCACTGTGGGAAGAAGGCAAGCCGATTGGCTGTGGACTCTGTCAGTAGCACCACATATTGCCCTGGATGTGCTGGAACAACTAATGGCTGGACCAACCCTGGCGGCTCTACCTTGCAACTTACAGGACATGTTTCCCAGGATCTGTTGCTAATGTCTAGGCGCCAGATCCCACAGGGCACCCTCAGAGGTCTTGTAGAGCCCAGGCCTGGGCAGTTCATATTCGTTTTGGCAGCACATAGAGGGTCAACAGAATATTAGGCAGGTATGTTCGCAATAATGCTTTGGCTCATCGGTGTTGGTTACTTATATGACAAGGGTGCATTCTACTCAGCTAAGCTATAGAAGCACACAACTTGCATTCTTCACTGAAATACATGTCATCTGAAAGTGCAAATGTATTTCCAGGGCAAAGACATATTTCGACCAAGCACTTAAACTGGCATCAAACAAACTTACTGGATGTAGTGAGAAGACGCACGCATTCCGTTGATCCAGAGGCAGCAGCTTCGTGCAGCGGATTCCATCCTCTATTATCTTTTACGTCAGCGCTGTAGCCCCTCTTCAGCAACCGCTGAACCCGTCTAGCATCCCCGGCTCTAGCAGCAAGACCCACGGCGGAACAAGTGTCCTGATAACATTCTGTGAAGTCCATTCCAGGCTTCGGTCCAGTCAATCAGTCGGAGGTTGATTTATTGAACTTGCCTTCTACAGTAAGAGCTACGTGAAGAGTAGATAcattactattttaaacttctgATTGTAATATTATATTAATTTGCTCTGTACGGGAAATTGATTCTGGAGCCTTGAGTGTTGCAGTCAAGATTGTTTGCTAGctggatagctagctaactttgtTAGCACATCCTAGTATACTCATCAGTACTACAGACCGACTTTACCACAAAAATAGAACTGTGTTGTATTTGGGTAAACAATTGAAGGCTAGCGCAATTATTCTCTCAATAGCTTTTTACATTCCCTCCTTTCATGGTGGTACAGTACGTTGGCATTTGTGAGGATGTTGGAATGCGCTTGTTACCTTCTACCTCAAGGATGTGTTGTGATCATACAATAAGGTTGTGATAGGCCGTTGGTGATTTTGGCCTTTTCATTGGCCTGTGCCATGTCGTAAGCGCAAGTCATTTGACTGCGCAGGGACATGA
The sequence above is drawn from the Clupea harengus chromosome 16, Ch_v2.0.2, whole genome shotgun sequence genome and encodes:
- the asb3 gene encoding ankyrin repeat and SOCS box protein 3 isoform X1, with the translated sequence MDFTECYQDTCSAVGLAARAGDARRVQRLLKRGYSADVKDNRGWNPLHEAAASGSTECVRLLTTSTDSMDSCDYVNSLTHNSETPLYFAAKNGHVRSVKLLLKVAADVNLKTHDLSCPLFAAVDGGHQETVKVLIRHGAEVNGQRSVSGWSCLHQAVYRGHADIVRMLAGVSSLEAVDDYSITPLFLAAQYGHSQCVEMLAGAGANVNCQATDLATPLLIAAQEGHLACVEALLAHGANPNLYCNRDQWQLPIHAAAQFSHVRVLERLLEVTERECECSKGKVSPLYQAVLSERPASLAPLLRAGYNPDAQPCFGYTCPLELAMESSYTQSDEGVEIVRLFLGAGASISDQAHSLALRSFQLLQLVLSCRGLPPSGPERAALAGLALAEVDSASCWLPLLLRAGMEPALLLHPGLFEEAGEEVLSFFLEFVNWRDLPQEIQNILSRRQAVSSVTTMKPLEGIPPLAHLCRLQLRACVGSQRLAERSYVQRLPLPSLLHDYVQFSDVFRKHCNSIGILSVS
- the asb3 gene encoding ankyrin repeat and SOCS box protein 3 isoform X2, whose product is MDFTECYQDTCSAVGLAARAGDARRVQRLLKRGYSADVKDNRGWNPLHEAAASGSTECVRLLTTSNSMDSCDYVNSLTHNSETPLYFAAKNGHVRSVKLLLKVAADVNLKTHDLSCPLFAAVDGGHQETVKVLIRHGAEVNGQRSVSGWSCLHQAVYRGHADIVRMLAGVSSLEAVDDYSITPLFLAAQYGHSQCVEMLAGAGANVNCQATDLATPLLIAAQEGHLACVEALLAHGANPNLYCNRDQWQLPIHAAAQFSHVRVLERLLEVTERECECSKGKVSPLYQAVLSERPASLAPLLRAGYNPDAQPCFGYTCPLELAMESSYTQSDEGVEIVRLFLGAGASISDQAHSLALRSFQLLQLVLSCRGLPPSGPERAALAGLALAEVDSASCWLPLLLRAGMEPALLLHPGLFEEAGEEVLSFFLEFVNWRDLPQEIQNILSRRQAVSSVTTMKPLEGIPPLAHLCRLQLRACVGSQRLAERSYVQRLPLPSLLHDYVQFSDVFRKHCNSIGILSVS